One segment of Bacteroides caecimuris DNA contains the following:
- a CDS encoding ISAs1 family transposase, with the protein MDVERWLDEMDGVDIDRPVYRSHYGKYVTEEVSHGRIETRECLVYSPGKIMESMLKDKFEGVKSIVRISTERLEVATKKLSVEKRYYITSLGLKPKEISEAIRSHWDIENRLHWQLDVSFREDAGRKVGNAAQNFSLINKMALYIIKQDETKGSVAAKRKNAGWNDEYLFKLLNKIKI; encoded by the coding sequence ATGGATGTGGAACGATGGCTAGACGAGATGGATGGTGTTGATATTGATCGGCCGGTATACCGTTCACACTATGGAAAATATGTCACAGAGGAGGTTTCTCATGGGAGAATTGAGACTCGTGAATGTCTGGTTTATAGCCCGGGAAAGATTATGGAATCAATGCTGAAAGATAAATTTGAGGGGGTCAAGTCCATCGTAAGAATTAGTACCGAAAGACTGGAGGTAGCCACTAAAAAACTTTCCGTAGAAAAAAGATATTACATTACTTCACTAGGGCTAAAACCGAAAGAAATTTCAGAGGCTATAAGATCGCATTGGGATATAGAAAACAGGCTACATTGGCAGTTAGACGTATCGTTTAGAGAAGACGCAGGAAGGAAAGTAGGTAATGCTGCGCAAAATTTTTCTTTAATTAATAAGATGGCCCTTTATATCATCAAACAAGATGAAACAAAGGGCAGTGTAGCAGCCAAAAGAAAAAACGCAGGATGGAATGATGAATATTTGTTCAAACTATTAAATAAGATAAAAATATAA
- a CDS encoding metal ABC transporter ATP-binding protein, which produces MKPIIEIKNLSAGYDGRTVLHDVNLSIYERDFLGIIGPNGGGKTTLIKCILGLLKPTGGEIIFHTPEKAPIRTSTEGTSTETSAKNSHQSSSAKSQLFLGYLPQYSTIDRKFPISVEEVILSGLSIQKSLTSRFTPEQREKGKQIIARMGLEGLESRSIGQLSGGQLQRALLGRAIISDPAVLILDEPSTYIDKRFEARLYELLAEINKECAIILVSHDIGTVLQQVKSIACVNETLDYHPDTGVTTEWLERNFNCPIELLGHGTLPHRVLGEHHHHH; this is translated from the coding sequence ATGAAACCAATAATCGAAATAAAGAATCTTTCTGCCGGATATGACGGTCGCACTGTTCTCCACGATGTTAATCTAAGCATCTACGAACGGGATTTTCTAGGTATTATAGGTCCGAACGGAGGCGGCAAGACAACGCTTATCAAGTGCATCCTCGGTTTGTTAAAACCAACCGGAGGGGAAATTATATTCCATACTCCCGAGAAGGCTCCCATCAGAACATCTACGGAAGGGACTTCGACAGAAACATCTGCCAAAAACTCCCACCAAAGTTCTTCCGCGAAATCCCAGCTTTTCCTCGGTTACCTGCCGCAATACAGCACCATAGACCGGAAGTTCCCTATTTCCGTGGAAGAAGTGATCCTGTCCGGATTGAGCATACAGAAGTCGCTCACCTCCCGGTTCACTCCCGAACAGAGAGAGAAAGGCAAACAGATTATCGCCCGCATGGGGCTTGAAGGGCTTGAAAGCCGCTCTATCGGACAATTAAGCGGCGGACAACTGCAACGTGCCCTGTTAGGACGTGCCATCATCTCGGACCCCGCAGTGCTGATTCTCGATGAGCCCAGCACGTATATCGACAAGCGTTTCGAAGCACGCCTTTATGAGTTATTGGCTGAAATCAATAAAGAATGTGCCATTATCCTTGTCAGTCACGACATCGGCACTGTATTGCAACAGGTAAAATCCATCGCTTGCGTCAACGAAACGCTGGATTACCATCCGGACACGGGCGTCACTACCGAATGGCTGGAAAGAAACTTCAACTGCCCCATCGAGCTATTGGGACACGGCACATTGCCTCATCGGGTTTTAGGAGAACATCATCACCATCATTAA
- a CDS encoding metal ABC transporter solute-binding protein, Zn/Mn family, whose protein sequence is MKQQLKDMRTLFLLGACLLVAACTGRSSQASNDEETKPVITVTLEPQRYFTEAIAGDKFKVVSMVPKGSSPETYDPIPQQLVSLGDSKAYFRIGYIGFEQTWMDRLMNNTPHIQVFDTSKGIDLILNNDDHGHAHAHNSHDGHIHAVEPHVWNSTGNALIIAGNTYKALSQLDKANEPYYRNRYDSLCQRIQHTDSLIRRQLSTPEAAKAFMIYHPALSYFARDYGLHQISIEEGGKEPSPTHLKDLIDVCQAENVGVIFVQPEFDKRNAETIAQQTGTRVVPINPLSYDWEEEMLNVAKALAPQAATK, encoded by the coding sequence ATGAAACAACAACTAAAAGATATGAGAACACTTTTCCTTCTTGGTGCCTGCCTCCTAGTGGCAGCCTGCACAGGACGTTCCTCCCAAGCAAGCAATGATGAAGAGACAAAGCCGGTGATAACCGTCACACTGGAACCGCAACGTTATTTCACCGAGGCTATTGCCGGAGATAAATTCAAAGTAGTCAGCATGGTGCCCAAAGGTTCCAGCCCGGAGACATACGATCCTATCCCCCAGCAACTTGTTTCCTTAGGAGACAGCAAAGCCTATTTCCGCATCGGATACATCGGCTTCGAACAAACCTGGATGGATCGCCTGATGAACAATACTCCCCATATCCAAGTGTTCGACACCTCGAAAGGAATCGACCTCATACTCAACAATGATGACCATGGCCATGCCCACGCCCACAACAGTCACGACGGCCATATCCACGCCGTAGAGCCACACGTATGGAATTCTACCGGCAATGCTTTAATCATCGCCGGAAACACCTACAAAGCCCTTAGCCAACTGGATAAAGCAAACGAACCATATTATAGAAACCGTTACGATTCTCTCTGTCAGCGCATCCAGCACACCGACAGCCTGATTCGCCGGCAGCTCTCCACCCCCGAAGCAGCCAAAGCCTTCATGATTTATCATCCGGCCCTCTCCTACTTCGCCCGCGACTACGGATTGCATCAGATTTCGATCGAAGAAGGAGGCAAAGAACCCTCTCCCACTCATCTGAAAGACCTGATAGACGTCTGTCAGGCGGAAAATGTAGGCGTTATCTTCGTCCAACCGGAGTTTGACAAACGCAATGCGGAAACCATCGCGCAGCAAACCGGAACGAGAGTGGTTCCTATCAACCCGTTAAGTTATGACTGGGAGGAAGAGATGCTGAATGTAGCCAAAGCCCTTGCGCCGCAAGCTGCCACTAAATAA
- the mnmD gene encoding tRNA (5-methylaminomethyl-2-thiouridine)(34)-methyltransferase MnmD: MERIIERTDDGSATLFVPELNEHYHSTKGARTESQHIFIDMGLKASPAATPRVLEIGFGTGLNAWLTLEEAERSRRNIHYTGLELYPLDWQTVEQLGYISSDEQLTIHRTQTATDEQFTLNDEEEQQSAFELFKQLHTSPWEKDVQLTPHFTLRKIETDVNQWITAYPTSQPPFNTIYFDAFAPEKQPEMWSQELFNRLYVLLDRDGILTTYCAKGVVRRMLQTAGFTVERLPGPPGGKREILRARKQE; the protein is encoded by the coding sequence ATGGAAAGAATAATTGAGAGAACTGATGACGGGAGCGCTACTCTGTTTGTTCCGGAATTGAATGAACATTATCATTCGACGAAAGGGGCACGCACGGAGTCGCAACATATTTTCATCGATATGGGGCTGAAAGCCTCTCCTGCCGCTACTCCACGTGTGCTTGAAATCGGCTTCGGGACAGGGCTCAACGCTTGGCTCACCCTTGAAGAAGCGGAAAGAAGCAGACGAAATATACACTATACAGGACTGGAACTCTATCCGCTGGACTGGCAGACAGTAGAACAGCTAGGATATATCTCCAGCGATGAGCAGCTTACCATACATCGAACACAAACAGCAACTGACGAGCAATTTACCCTGAATGATGAAGAAGAACAACAATCGGCTTTCGAACTGTTTAAGCAGCTTCATACATCGCCCTGGGAAAAAGACGTGCAGCTTACACCGCACTTCACCTTACGGAAAATAGAAACGGACGTCAATCAATGGATAACGGCATACCCAACTTCCCAACCTCCGTTTAATACCATCTATTTTGACGCCTTCGCCCCGGAAAAGCAACCGGAAATGTGGTCGCAAGAACTATTCAACCGCCTCTATGTTTTATTAGATAGAGACGGAATTCTGACTACCTACTGTGCCAAAGGTGTAGTACGCCGAATGTTGCAGACAGCCGGATTCACAGTAGAACGCCTCCCCGGGCCTCCGGGTGGTAAACGGGAAATATTACGGGCCCGGAAACAAGAGTAG
- a CDS encoding YqaA family protein, with protein sequence MDAFVDSMIQLLIEWGLPGMFIAALLAGSVVPFSSEVVLVALVQLGLPPVACLVSATLGNTAGGMTCYYMGRLGKIHWIEKYLKVKKEKVDRMVSFLQGKGAMMAFFAFLPAIGSLIGISLGFLRSNIWLTTSAMLTGKLLRYILLLYVFESAWEAIAS encoded by the coding sequence ATGGACGCTTTTGTAGATTCAATGATACAACTCCTCATAGAATGGGGATTGCCGGGAATGTTCATCGCCGCTCTGCTGGCGGGGAGTGTGGTTCCTTTCAGCTCCGAAGTAGTGCTAGTGGCGTTGGTGCAGCTCGGTTTGCCACCCGTCGCCTGTCTGGTATCCGCCACCTTAGGCAATACGGCAGGCGGAATGACCTGCTACTACATGGGACGACTGGGCAAGATACATTGGATAGAAAAGTATCTCAAAGTAAAGAAAGAAAAAGTAGACCGCATGGTGAGCTTCCTGCAAGGCAAAGGAGCCATGATGGCGTTTTTCGCCTTCCTGCCTGCCATCGGGAGTTTAATAGGCATCTCGTTAGGCTTCCTGCGTAGCAACATATGGCTCACCACCAGTGCCATGCTGACAGGCAAGCTGCTGCGCTACATACTGCTACTTTATGTCTTTGAAAGCGCCTGGGAAGCCATAGCCAGCTGA